A stretch of Flavobacteriales bacterium DNA encodes these proteins:
- a CDS encoding histidine kinase, whose product MNPHFIFNALTSINSYVQESERELASGFLTKFARLMRLVLENSRHNEVPLVQDLEALRLYMELEQSRMNGKFEFTIEVDSSIDQETALVPPLVMQPFVENAIWHGISRKEEKGHIRLTVSKDGKRLMMTVEDDGVGRQPRAGTAPSDGSSPKTSWERPSRRTGLRSWASNATVTRGFRYVDVPMGTRVEMTIPSN is encoded by the coding sequence ATGAACCCGCACTTCATCTTCAACGCGCTCACCAGCATCAACAGCTACGTGCAAGAGAGCGAGCGCGAGTTGGCCAGCGGCTTCCTTACCAAGTTCGCCCGTCTCATGCGCTTGGTATTGGAGAACAGCAGGCATAACGAAGTGCCGTTGGTGCAGGACTTGGAGGCTTTGCGGCTCTATATGGAACTGGAGCAGTCTCGCATGAACGGCAAGTTCGAGTTCACGATAGAGGTCGATTCCTCCATCGATCAAGAAACTGCGCTCGTCCCCCCGCTCGTTATGCAGCCCTTCGTGGAGAACGCCATCTGGCATGGCATCTCCCGCAAGGAAGAAAAGGGGCATATCAGGCTTACGGTGAGTAAGGATGGCAAGCGTTTGATGATGACCGTTGAAGACGACGGCGTTGGGCGGCAACCGCGTGCAGGAACCGCACCCTCCGACGGCTCTTCTCCAAAGACCTCCTGGGAACGACCATCACGCAGGACAGGCTTGCGCTCTTGGGCAAGCAACGCGACGGTGACGCGGGGGTTCCGATATGTGGATGTGCCCATGGGCACACGGGTAGAAATGACAATACCCAGTAATTGA